One region of Betaproteobacteria bacterium genomic DNA includes:
- a CDS encoding GFA family protein yields the protein MIYKGSCHCGKVAFEVEGELTNLMDCNCSICQRKGALLWFVPRASLRLLTPDENLKTYTFGKGSIKHRFCPECGIHPLGEGAMPDGTPMAAINVRCLEDVDFSGLPVTHYDGRSL from the coding sequence ATGATCTACAAAGGAAGCTGCCATTGCGGCAAAGTGGCCTTCGAGGTCGAAGGCGAACTGACCAATCTGATGGATTGCAATTGCTCGATCTGCCAGCGCAAGGGCGCCCTGCTCTGGTTCGTGCCGCGCGCCAGCCTGCGCCTGCTGACGCCGGACGAAAATCTCAAGACCTACACCTTCGGCAAGGGCAGCATCAAGCACCGCTTCTGCCCGGAATGCGGCATTCATCCGCTCGGCGAAGGGGCGATGCCGGACGGTACGCCGATGGCTGCGATCAATGTCCGTTGCCTGGAAGACGTAGATTTCTCCGGCCTGCCGGTCACGCACTACGACGGTCGATCGCTGTAG
- a CDS encoding DUF4440 domain-containing protein, translated as MSDESLIRAALAEWGDAFCGKRIDCLMALYAPDAVIFDAIPPFSSGVDAMRTKVADCIQYFPDGFAVEKRDLTISVDSKMASPHFIWHFTGLPTGHPAGRHWLRSSVIWQRQADGRWLITHDHCSAPFDPYTEKVALAPDLSAATGEACGAGSERNPVGWFEIYVQDMARAKAFYSAVFGYTFTRLESPIDLWAFPMQPGGGAPGALAKIDGCGPSGNNVIIYFSCDDCAVEADKAAAAGGQIHKRRFSIGQYGYIALITDTEGNMIGLHSMK; from the coding sequence ATGAGTGACGAATCCCTCATCAGGGCGGCCCTCGCCGAATGGGGCGACGCTTTCTGTGGCAAGCGCATCGACTGCTTGATGGCGCTCTACGCGCCAGATGCCGTGATCTTTGACGCCATTCCACCTTTCAGCAGCGGCGTCGACGCCATGCGCACCAAGGTAGCGGATTGCATCCAGTATTTCCCCGATGGATTTGCCGTTGAAAAGCGCGATTTGACGATCAGCGTTGACAGCAAAATGGCCAGCCCCCATTTCATCTGGCACTTCACCGGGCTGCCAACGGGCCACCCGGCCGGTCGCCACTGGCTGCGCAGTTCGGTCATCTGGCAGCGGCAGGCCGACGGTCGTTGGCTGATCACGCATGACCATTGCTCGGCGCCCTTCGATCCGTACACGGAAAAAGTCGCATTAGCCCCCGATTTATCCGCTGCGACGGGCGAAGCATGTGGCGCCGGCAGCGAACGCAATCCGGTCGGCTGGTTCGAGATTTACGTGCAGGACATGGCGCGAGCCAAGGCCTTTTACAGCGCGGTCTTTGGGTACACATTCACCCGCTTGGAAAGCCCGATCGACCTGTGGGCCTTCCCGATGCAGCCGGGCGGCGGCGCCCCGGGTGCGCTGGCCAAAATCGACGGTTGCGGCCCCTCGGGCAACAACGTCATCATCTACTTCAGCTGCGACGACTGTGCCGTCGAAGCCGACAAGGCCGCAGCCGCCGGTGGGCAAATTCACAAACGCCGCTTTTCAATCGGCCAGTACGGCTACATCGCCTTGATCACTGACACGGAAGGCAACATGATCGGGCTGCATTCGATGAAATAA
- a CDS encoding dehydrogenase — MVYILLIVEKRGHRASHDPVVARELYEQMVDFGQRLAEQGKLLASESLRTDDHAIRISVNESKQQLRDGPFAEAKEMVGGFFLIDVANLGEAIAIAGRCPAVNWATVEVRECAPCHVL, encoded by the coding sequence ATGGTTTACATTTTGCTGATCGTCGAGAAACGCGGCCACCGGGCCAGCCATGACCCGGTTGTGGCGCGCGAACTTTATGAGCAGATGGTCGATTTCGGGCAGCGATTGGCCGAACAGGGAAAATTGCTGGCCAGCGAATCGCTCCGTACCGACGACCACGCCATCCGCATCAGCGTCAACGAGAGCAAGCAGCAACTGCGCGACGGGCCCTTTGCCGAAGCCAAGGAGATGGTCGGCGGATTTTTCCTGATTGATGTCGCCAACCTCGGTGAAGCCATAGCCATCGCCGGTCGCTGTCCGGCGGTCAACTGGGCGACTGTTGAAGTGCGCGAATGCGCCCCCTGCCACGTCTTGTGA
- a CDS encoding VOC family protein, translating into MSTVQPIPPCFSSITPHLVCRGAAEAITFYTRAFGAVELGRLPGPDGRLAHAMIRIGDAPMMLVDEYAEQGMLSPLSLKGSAVTLHLYVTDVDAAVARAVTAGARITMPVADLFWGDRYGRLEDPFGHQWSVATHQRDLSSDEIAAGMKTGCAGA; encoded by the coding sequence ATGAGCACAGTACAACCCATACCCCCGTGCTTCAGTTCGATCACGCCGCACCTGGTTTGTCGTGGCGCAGCAGAAGCCATCACCTTCTACACCCGGGCCTTCGGCGCCGTGGAACTCGGCCGACTGCCCGGTCCGGACGGGCGCCTGGCGCACGCCATGATCCGCATTGGCGACGCTCCGATGATGCTGGTTGATGAATATGCGGAGCAAGGCATGCTCAGCCCACTTTCCCTCAAAGGCTCAGCGGTCACGCTCCATCTTTACGTCACCGATGTCGACGCGGCGGTAGCCCGCGCCGTTACTGCCGGGGCCCGCATCACCATGCCGGTCGCCGACTTGTTCTGGGGCGACCGCTACGGCCGACTGGAAGATCCCTTCGGCCACCAGTGGTCGGTTGCGACCCATCAGCGCGACTTGTCATCGGACGAAATTGCCGCCGGCATGAAGACTGGCTGCGCTGGCGCCTGA
- a CDS encoding SRPBCC family protein, whose protein sequence is MIKAIFSGLALIVLALLIYAATKPDTFRVERSAHIEAPAEKIFPLIADFHQWEKWSPWEKADPRLKRSYSGNESGIGAIYRWDGNKDVGQGQMEIVESTPPGKLRIKIDFISPFEGHNTVEFTLAPDGSGTRVSHAMFGPSPYISKLMGIFFSMDKMIGEKFEEGLISIKALAEAR, encoded by the coding sequence ATGATCAAGGCAATTTTCTCAGGGCTGGCCCTGATCGTTCTTGCGCTGTTGATTTACGCGGCGACCAAACCGGACACTTTCCGGGTTGAGCGCTCAGCCCACATCGAGGCACCGGCAGAGAAGATTTTCCCGCTCATCGCTGATTTTCATCAGTGGGAAAAATGGTCACCCTGGGAGAAGGCTGACCCCAGGCTCAAGCGCAGCTACAGCGGTAACGAAAGTGGCATCGGTGCGATCTATCGCTGGGACGGCAACAAGGATGTCGGCCAGGGGCAGATGGAAATCGTTGAATCAACGCCGCCCGGCAAGTTGCGCATCAAAATCGATTTCATCTCACCCTTCGAAGGGCATAACACAGTGGAATTCACACTTGCCCCGGACGGCAGCGGCACCCGGGTCAGCCATGCCATGTTCGGCCCCAGCCCTTACATCTCGAAACTGATGGGCATTTTCTTCAGCATGGACAAAATGATCGGCGAAAAATTCGAAGAAGGCCTGATTAGCATCAAGGCCCTCGCCGAAGCCAGATAA
- a CDS encoding YciI family protein, whose translation MRFLIIVKASTESEAGKLPPANLIIKMAEFHEELARAGALLDTSGLAPSSAGWRIRREGEQRTIIAGPFADTEELVAGYTLIQARSRDEALEWTKRFPNLRGDGIPAEIEVRPLQGLADFPSSVAADRVRESSFGN comes from the coding sequence ATGCGATTCCTGATCATCGTCAAGGCCAGCACCGAATCGGAAGCAGGTAAGCTACCGCCCGCAAATCTCATCATCAAAATGGCTGAGTTTCACGAAGAACTGGCCCGGGCCGGCGCACTTCTAGATACGTCGGGATTGGCCCCCAGTTCAGCCGGCTGGCGCATTCGCCGTGAAGGCGAGCAGCGCACGATCATCGCTGGTCCCTTTGCCGATACCGAGGAACTGGTCGCTGGCTACACGCTGATTCAGGCGCGAAGCCGCGATGAGGCGCTGGAATGGACAAAGCGCTTTCCAAACCTGCGTGGCGATGGAATACCTGCTGAAATCGAGGTTCGGCCACTGCAGGGGCTGGCTGACTTTCCATCTTCGGTCGCCGCAGATCGCGTTCGTGAATCGTCATTCGGCAACTGA
- the psd gene encoding phosphatidylserine decarboxylase (Phosphatidylserine decarboxylase is synthesized as a single chain precursor. Generation of the pyruvoyl active site from a Ser is coupled to cleavage of a Gly-Ser bond between the larger (beta) and smaller (alpha chains). It is an integral membrane protein.), translating to MSDRLAVLPQYLIPKQALTILAGKLASKEAGNLTTSVIRWFVGRYNVNMAEAANPDIASYKSFNEFFTRPLKDGARPQADAAFISPVDGAISQFGPIERDQIFQAKGHSYSTTALVGGDRKLAEQFENGSFATLYLSPRDYHRIHMPCDGKLTRMIYVPGELFSVNPTTARGVPGLFARNERVVCVFESEFGPFVLTLVGATIVGSMATVWQGQINPPRPGVVREWRYDGDTAVNLKKGQEMGRFLLGSTVVMLFPKNTLAFNPDWVPTGAIRMGEMMGNQP from the coding sequence GTGTCCGATCGCCTCGCCGTCCTGCCCCAATACCTGATCCCCAAACAGGCGCTGACCATTCTCGCCGGCAAGCTGGCCTCGAAGGAAGCCGGCAACCTGACGACCAGCGTCATTCGCTGGTTTGTCGGTCGCTACAACGTCAACATGGCCGAGGCAGCCAATCCGGATATCGCCAGCTACAAGAGCTTCAACGAATTCTTCACGCGCCCGCTCAAGGATGGCGCCCGCCCCCAAGCCGACGCTGCGTTCATCAGCCCGGTCGATGGCGCGATCAGCCAGTTCGGCCCCATCGAACGCGATCAGATCTTCCAGGCCAAGGGGCACAGCTACTCAACGACCGCACTGGTCGGCGGCGACCGCAAGCTGGCCGAGCAATTCGAGAATGGCAGCTTTGCCACGCTCTACCTCAGCCCGCGCGACTACCACCGCATCCACATGCCCTGCGACGGCAAGCTGACGCGCATGATCTACGTGCCCGGCGAGCTGTTCTCGGTCAATCCGACCACAGCACGTGGCGTACCCGGGCTGTTTGCCCGTAACGAACGCGTTGTCTGCGTCTTTGAGTCCGAATTCGGCCCATTCGTGCTGACCTTGGTCGGCGCCACCATCGTTGGCAGCATGGCCACCGTCTGGCAGGGCCAGATCAATCCGCCGCGCCCCGGCGTCGTGCGCGAATGGCGCTATGACGGCGATACCGCGGTCAACCTGAAAAAAGGCCAGGAAATGGGAAGATTTCTGCTCGGCTCCACCGTTGTCATGCTCTTCCCCAAGAACACCCTCGCCTTCAATCCGGACTGGGTGCCGACCGGCGCCATTCGCATGGGCGAAATGATGGGCAACCAGCCCTGA
- the rlmF gene encoding 23S rRNA (adenine(1618)-N(6))-methyltransferase RlmF — protein MHPRNKNADGYDFAALAATSAALAKHIKTTQAGTPSIDFANPAAVKMLNRAILMHHYGVKSWDIPAGYLCPPIPGRADYIHSVADLLATCNKKNIPAGPGVRVLDIGVGANMVYPLIGHAEYGWSFLGVDIDETALANAQAIIAKNPELDGEIELRHQTVWDNVYTGLLRSGEVFDLSICNPPFHNSPDDVHAVSQRKWNNLNKPGAKRDAAEPRLNFGGGGSELWCNGGERAFVKRMIEQSCNIPKRIMWFTSLLSQGDNLPHIELALKKAKVVESRIMPMAQGQKQSRLIAWTFFGNGEREKWRKERWSSAPSFGTAAPDAQPAFAPAEAAPPATDPV, from the coding sequence ATGCATCCCCGCAACAAGAACGCCGATGGCTACGATTTCGCCGCGCTGGCCGCCACGTCGGCCGCGCTGGCCAAGCACATCAAGACGACACAGGCTGGCACACCGAGCATCGACTTCGCCAACCCGGCCGCGGTCAAAATGCTCAACCGGGCCATCCTGATGCATCACTATGGCGTCAAGAGCTGGGACATTCCGGCCGGCTACCTGTGCCCGCCGATTCCCGGCCGCGCCGATTACATCCACAGCGTTGCCGACCTGCTGGCCACCTGTAACAAGAAGAACATCCCGGCCGGCCCTGGTGTGCGCGTGCTCGACATCGGCGTTGGCGCCAACATGGTTTACCCGCTGATTGGCCACGCCGAATACGGCTGGTCCTTCCTCGGCGTCGATATCGACGAGACGGCGCTGGCCAATGCGCAGGCGATCATCGCCAAAAATCCCGAGCTGGACGGCGAGATTGAACTGCGCCACCAGACGGTCTGGGACAACGTTTACACCGGCCTGCTGCGCTCCGGCGAGGTCTTCGATTTGTCGATCTGCAACCCGCCTTTCCACAATTCGCCAGATGACGTTCATGCGGTCAGCCAGCGCAAATGGAACAACCTCAACAAGCCTGGCGCCAAACGCGACGCCGCCGAGCCGCGCCTCAATTTCGGCGGAGGCGGCAGCGAACTGTGGTGCAACGGTGGCGAACGCGCCTTCGTCAAACGGATGATCGAGCAAAGCTGCAACATCCCGAAGCGGATCATGTGGTTCACCAGCCTGCTCTCGCAAGGCGACAACCTGCCGCATATCGAATTGGCCCTGAAAAAGGCCAAGGTCGTCGAGTCCCGCATCATGCCGATGGCCCAGGGCCAGAAGCAAAGCCGGCTGATCGCCTGGACTTTCTTCGGCAACGGCGAACGCGAAAAATGGCGCAAGGAACGCTGGTCGTCCGCCCCATCTTTCGGCACCGCGGCGCCAGACGCGCAACCCGCCTTTGCGCCCGCCGAGGCCGCCCCGCCGGCAACCGACCCCGTATAA
- a CDS encoding AAA family ATPase produces the protein MKLQIDRRHIEPMMQAFPRLESVRDQLRFGNRVEIGFNQLEDGELDLLQSLYAAGDSELRARAAQIATLRQALHEGGKRFEPEELEMAVPAIARYLSEGASRGWLFSAGITGKPLAYVVTRLDFTPPSEEETGKIFVELKANAKARLATATLRISGPDIAGRTIPEILAAKGFVKETPALLKSYDEGAVRYFDWRAQYGSQFSGSGVGYFAENPTATHRDTDYSRKDQIILSSTGSPARLVNDESILGERVLALDATGDIMAKFVRRVARNSRLSGKEEAEVEATQADMPKGLFTELPVHFYMLMFHLDLHHYVWVHVDDMQPYAYQPELKTKLVLPPEQTDLIDILTAEMDVLMDDIVAGKSGGTTVLCAGPPGVGKTLTAEVYSEIIRRPLYRVHSGQLGLNVAAMETALKEVLTRAQRWGAVMLIDEADVYIKKRDDNITMNAVVGVFLRVLEYFNGLLFLTTNRVDDIDEAIVSRCIALIRFYPPDRVDRKKIWGVMAAQFGLSLPPELHDRLPDIFPKASGRDIKGLAKLVAKYCSQKALPPTEDVFRRCSMFRAMDQAEVSA, from the coding sequence ATGAAGCTGCAAATCGACCGCCGGCACATCGAACCGATGATGCAGGCCTTTCCGCGACTGGAATCCGTGCGCGACCAGTTGCGCTTTGGCAATCGCGTCGAGATTGGCTTCAATCAACTCGAAGACGGTGAGCTTGATTTGCTGCAAAGCCTCTACGCGGCCGGCGACAGCGAACTGCGGGCGAGGGCGGCGCAGATCGCCACCTTGCGCCAGGCGCTGCATGAAGGCGGCAAGCGTTTCGAGCCGGAAGAGCTGGAAATGGCCGTGCCGGCCATCGCCCGCTATTTGTCCGAAGGCGCCTCGCGCGGCTGGCTGTTTTCGGCCGGCATCACCGGCAAGCCGCTGGCCTACGTGGTGACTCGGCTCGATTTCACGCCACCCTCTGAAGAAGAAACCGGAAAGATATTTGTCGAGTTGAAAGCCAATGCCAAGGCGCGGCTGGCGACAGCAACGCTGCGTATTTCCGGCCCGGACATCGCGGGGCGGACGATCCCTGAAATCCTTGCCGCCAAGGGTTTCGTCAAGGAAACGCCAGCCTTGCTGAAAAGCTATGACGAAGGTGCCGTGCGCTATTTCGACTGGCGGGCGCAATACGGTTCGCAGTTTTCTGGTTCAGGTGTCGGCTACTTTGCCGAGAACCCGACGGCGACACATCGCGACACCGACTACTCGCGCAAGGACCAGATCATTCTATCCTCCACCGGCAGCCCGGCGCGCCTGGTGAACGACGAGAGCATCCTTGGCGAACGGGTTTTGGCGCTCGACGCGACTGGCGACATCATGGCCAAGTTCGTCCGCCGCGTGGCGCGTAATTCGCGGCTTTCCGGCAAGGAGGAGGCCGAGGTTGAGGCCACCCAGGCCGACATGCCGAAGGGCCTGTTCACCGAACTGCCCGTGCATTTCTACATGTTGATGTTCCACCTCGATCTGCACCACTACGTCTGGGTGCATGTCGACGACATGCAGCCCTACGCCTATCAGCCGGAACTCAAGACCAAGCTGGTCCTGCCGCCCGAGCAGACCGACCTGATCGACATTCTGACCGCCGAGATGGATGTGTTGATGGACGACATCGTGGCCGGCAAGTCGGGCGGCACGACAGTGTTGTGCGCCGGGCCACCGGGCGTCGGCAAGACGTTGACGGCAGAGGTTTATTCCGAAATTATCCGTCGGCCACTCTACCGCGTGCATTCCGGCCAACTCGGACTGAACGTTGCCGCCATGGAAACGGCGCTCAAGGAAGTGCTGACCCGTGCCCAGCGCTGGGGGGCGGTGATGCTGATCGACGAGGCCGACGTCTACATCAAGAAGCGCGACGACAACATCACGATGAATGCCGTGGTCGGCGTATTTTTGCGCGTGCTGGAGTACTTCAATGGCTTGCTCTTTCTGACCACCAACCGGGTCGATGACATCGATGAAGCCATCGTCTCGCGCTGCATTGCGCTGATCCGTTTCTACCCGCCGGACCGCGTCGACCGCAAGAAAATCTGGGGCGTCATGGCCGCACAATTCGGCCTGAGTCTGCCGCCGGAACTGCACGACCGCCTGCCCGACATCTTCCCGAAAGCATCCGGCCGCGACATCAAGGGCCTGGCCAAACTGGTGGCGAAGTACTGCAGTCAGAAAGCTTTGCCACCGACCGAGGATGTCTTCCGGCGCTGCTCGATGTTCCGGGCGATGGATCAGGCGGAGGTGTCTGCCTGA
- a CDS encoding glutathione S-transferase produces MQKPLLYTYRRCPYAMRARMALLVAGVAFDAHEVSLRDKPQAMLARSPKGSVPVMLLPGGEVLKQSWDIMRYALERAAAKHWWAAAQTAENLEWLAHNDGILKHHLDRYKYPERYANADRNNHREQALEHFLRPLEQRLAHSNFLGGSEACATDLAIFPFVRQFAAVAPDWFEQAPLCATRDWLSLWLSSPLFARCMVKLPKQIDCPFPQPD; encoded by the coding sequence ATGCAAAAGCCGTTGCTCTACACCTACCGTCGTTGCCCCTACGCCATGCGGGCGCGAATGGCGCTGCTCGTCGCCGGCGTTGCCTTCGATGCTCACGAGGTCTCCCTGCGCGACAAACCGCAGGCCATGTTGGCGCGTTCACCGAAGGGCTCCGTCCCGGTGATGCTTCTGCCGGGTGGTGAGGTTCTGAAACAAAGCTGGGACATCATGCGTTATGCACTGGAGCGTGCGGCCGCCAAGCATTGGTGGGCAGCGGCTCAAACTGCGGAGAATCTTGAATGGCTTGCCCACAACGACGGGATCTTAAAACATCATCTTGATCGATACAAATACCCGGAGCGCTACGCTAACGCTGACCGGAACAACCACCGAGAGCAGGCGCTGGAGCATTTCCTCCGACCATTGGAGCAACGCCTGGCGCACAGCAATTTTCTTGGCGGCAGCGAAGCGTGTGCCACCGACCTGGCGATCTTCCCTTTCGTCCGCCAGTTTGCTGCCGTTGCGCCCGACTGGTTTGAGCAAGCGCCGCTATGCGCGACGCGAGATTGGTTATCGCTGTGGTTATCCAGTCCGCTATTTGCACGGTGCATGGTCAAGTTGCCCAAGCAAATCGACTGCCCATTTCCGCAACCTGACTGA